The following proteins are encoded in a genomic region of Catharus ustulatus isolate bCatUst1 chromosome 4, bCatUst1.pri.v2, whole genome shotgun sequence:
- the LOC116996072 gene encoding histone H2B 1/2/3/4/6, which yields MPEPAKSAPAPKKGSKKAVTKTQKKGDKKRKKSRKESYSIYVYKVLKQVHPDTGISSKAMGIMNSFVNDIFERIAGEASRLAHYNKRSTITSREIQTAVRLLLPGELAKHAVSEGTKAVTKYTSSK from the coding sequence ATGCCCGAGCCGGCCAAGTCCGCCCCTGCGCCCAAGAAGGGCTCCAAGAAGGCGGTGACCAAGACTCAGAAGAAAGGCGACAAGAAGCGCAAGAAGAGCCGCAAGGAGAGCTACTCCATCTACGTGTACAAGGTGCTGAAGCAGGTGCACCCCGACACGGGCATCTCGTCCAAGGCCATGGGCATCATGAACTCCTTCGTCAACGACATCTTCGAGCGCATCGCCGGCGAGGCGTCGCGCCTGGCGCACTACAACAAGCGCTCCACCATCACGTCGCGGGAGATCCAGACGGCcgtgcggctgctgctgcccggcGAGCTGGCCAAGCACGCCGTGTCCGAGGGCACCAAGGCTGTCACCAAGTACACCAGCTCCAAGTAG
- the LOC116996096 gene encoding histone H2A-like, producing MSGRGKQGGKARAKAKSRSSRAGLQFPVGRVHRLLRKGNYAERVGAGAPVYLAAVLEYLTAEILELAGNAARDNKKTRIIPRHLQLAIRNDEELNKLLGKVTIAQGGVLPNIQAVLLPKKTDSHKAKTK from the coding sequence ATGTCCGGGCGCGGAAAGCAGGGCGGGAAGGCGCGCGCCAAGGCCAAGTCGCGCTCGTCGCGGGCCGGGCTGCAGTTCCCTGTGGGCCGCGTGCACCGGCTGCTGCGCAAGGGCAACTACGCGGAGCGCGTGGGCGCCGGCGCCCCGGTGTACCTGGCGGCCGTGCTGGAGTACCTGACGGCCGAGATCCTGGAGCTGGCGGGCAACGCGGCCCGCGACAACAAGAAGACGCGCATCATCCCCCGCCACCTGCAGCTCGCCATCCGCAACGACGAGGAGCTCAACAAGCTGCTGGGCAAGGTGACGATCGCGCAGGGCGGCGTGCTGCCCAACATCCAGGCCGTGCTGCTGCCCAAGAAGACCGACAGCCACAAGGCTAAGACGAAGTAA